Proteins encoded within one genomic window of Oryza glaberrima chromosome 12, OglaRS2, whole genome shotgun sequence:
- the LOC127756245 gene encoding 13S globulin basic chain-like, translating to MSAKEKGQIALVRGSRFWEDLFSRTARRLPRRERELQVVSSEGRRVFDGELWHEQMVVVPQSFAVAGRAGDEGFAWVSFQTSDDAMNAPVVGKSSALRHHDHVNLILSPAAASARCRPPPLLASTSTSSTVSWCAIAS from the exons ATGAGTGCAAAGGAAAAGGGGCAGATCGCACTCGTGAGAGGATCGCGCTTCTGGGAGGATC TTTTCTCTAGGACGGCGCGGAGGCTACCAAGGCGGGAGCGTGAGCTGCAGGTGGTGAGCAGCGAGGGGAGGCGGGTGTTCGACGGCGAACTCTGGCACGAGCAGATGGTGGTGGTGCCACAGAGCTTCGCGGTGGCGGGGCGTGCCGGCGATGAGGGGTTCGCGTGGGTGTCGTTCCAGACGAGCGACGACGCCATGAACGCGCCGGTGGTGGGCAAGTCGTCGGCGCTACGCCACCATGACCACGTTAACCTCATCCtctcccctgccgccgcctccgctcgctgccgtcctcctcctcttctcgccTCCACATCCACCTCGTCGACTGTCTCGTGGTGCGCCATTGCGAGCTAG
- the LOC127756906 gene encoding uncharacterized protein LOC127756906, translating into MLRTLPGWGKGILSCFHEKMRPPIDEAGFHGQGYMNAAEDIEKYNVAASERLPLEEIPDLVGCINAGGLCVGLADPVTNIILNAIALLQQPSPPSQSPTTPPSQNQNQNQLKTKKIYRWFPIATKSYDSLCAFMTAYFNYLSRTQAQRYLYLACQDLALAINLVHYDHFPSYSQEQQRCLLPDGGLIKVALRAAALQARHPAPDVLAGLMTAQYPAHLLSPILARLQNNNTMLGPINVREIKDLLAHQWPGYPSPTNIGFRCRPDGITCIPSRNGGCLIQDCLEDGIVACISISRVQPSQQQLYLSQLTFQDEGIDARLSSCLIGPVIAKLQEQDDEIEVNYDDHPCEHILSLRMCLLKTIHSFYIKALAKLPSSTRSARLFRALLVAGHCYGPMDPVSNIILSTIWYDIAFGADVGIPQGIFSTRPLSRMVSRSLDGLVAISSFTTCESEHEALYNINSLGCDLSTYLFDTVDDESLSSTQETAVSNSVLFAAAAKAAIHPQHEAFVSFVKSLSAKKLIFLRHLLDKPSSRILSHDWGKLNSFLRSVMPFSTRNDMDAQRTLFSFASLEMFHPSAPLVMAPSASQMMSRDKQAIVCTELNKMLDEYCYQHPWEPSYKLDVVCGVMQSSRCAYYGNSTLYHANFLASSDDGICTSSQTEATLFFAEFWEPSLSKDVQLNPSSCRRIKNHLYTGRCSICESEVSMIIHPPCGGHSGDIEGTIDIYPGAAESVLTLSSADLLGSDMYYDPDTYFPPPIGNDSPVIASTSTAQPSTPMAQPSFGKKRQRGNKVE; encoded by the exons ATGTTACGAACCCTTCCCGGTTGGGGCAAGGGGATATTATCCTGTTTCCACGAGAAGATGCGGCCTCCCATCGATGAAGCCGGTTTCCATGGCCAGGGTTACATGAACGCCGCGGAAGACATCGAGAAGTACAATGTAGCGGCGTCGGAGCGGCTGCCCCTCGAGGAGATCCCGGATCTCGTCGGGTGCATCAACGCGGGCGGCCTCTGCGTCGGCCTCGCCGACCCCGTTACCAACATCATCCTCAACGCCATCGCCCTGCTGCAGCAGCCGTCGCCCCCATCCCAGTCTCCGACGACACCCCCATCCCAGAACCAGAACCAGAACCAGCTGAAGACGAAGAAGATCTATCGGTGGTTCCCGATCGCCACCAAGTCCTACGACAGCCTCTGCGCATTCATGACTGCCTACTTCAACTACCTCAGCCGCACTCAGGCCCAACGATACCTCTACCTGGCGTGCCAAGACCTCGCACTGGCCATCAACCTCGTCCACTACGACCATTTTCCATCCTACTCGCAGGAGCAGCAGCGCTGTCTGCTCCCTGACGGTGGCCTGATCAAGGTCGCCCTCCGGGCTGCCGCACTCCAAGCACGGCACCCCGCGCCCGACGTCCTGGCGGGGCTCATGACGGCCCAGTACCCCGCTCATTTGCTCTCTCCTATCTTGGCCAGGCTACAAAACAACAATACTATGCTCGGCCCCATCAATGTCCGGGAAATCAAGGACCTACTTGCCCACCAATGGCCGGGTTACCCCAGCCCGACCAACATAGGGTTCAGGTGCCGTCCAGATGGCATCACTTGTATCCCTAGCAGGAATGGCGGATGCCTCATCCAAGATTGCCTTGAGGACGGCATTGTTGCCTGTATCTCCATATCAAGGGTGCAACCATCACAGCAGCAGTTATACTTATCCCAACTCACGTTTCAGGATGAAGGCATAGATGCGAGGTTATCCAGTTGCCTCATTGGGCCAGTTATTGCCAAATTGCAAGAACAAGATGATGAAATAGAGGTTAATTATGACGATCACCCATGCGAGCACATCCTATCCTTGAGGATGTGCCTGCTCAAAACCATCCATTCCTTCTACATCAAGGCGCTTGCCAAACTCCCCAGCAGCACTCGGAGCGCCCGCCTCTTTCGTGCTCTCCTTGTGGCTGGACATTGCTATGGTCCCATGGATCCTGTGTCCAACATCATCTTAAGCACCATCTGGTACGACATTGCCTTTGGTGCAGATGTTGGAATACCCCAAGGCATCTTTAGCACCAGACCCTTGTCCCGCATGGTATCACGTTCCCTCGATGGCCTTGTTGCCATCTCCTCATTTACCACCTGCGAGTCGGAGCATGAGGCCTTGTACAACATCAACAGTTTGGGCTGTGACCTGTCTACCTATCTTTTTGACACAGTGGATGATGAATCTCTGAGCAGCACACAAGAAACTGCAGTCAGCAACAGTGTGCTCTTTGCTGCTGCGGCCAAGGCTGCCATACACCCCCAGCACGAAGCGTTTGTATCATTTGTCAAGTCCCTGTCTGCCAAGAAGTTAATCTTCTTGCGCCACCTGCTCGATAAGCCTAGTAGCAGGATCCTTTCTCATGACTGGGGCAAGCTTAACAGCTTCCTCCGCAGtgtgatgccattttcaacacGAAATGACATGGATGCTCAGCGCACCTTGTTCTCGTTTGCCTCACTGGAGATGTTCCACCCATCTGCTCCACTGGTGATGGCGCCATCTGCCTCACAGATGATGTCCAGAGATAAGCAGGCTATTGTTTGCACTGAGCTGAATAAGATGCTAGATGAATACTGTTACCAGCATCCTTGG GAGCCGAGTTACAAGCTTGATGTTGTCTGCGGAGTGATGCAATCCTCCCGTTGTGCTTACTATGGCAACTCAACGCTATACCATGCGAACTTTCTGGCGAGCAGTGATGATGGTATTTGTACCTCATCCCAAACTGAGGCTACACTCTTCTTCGCTGAATTTTGGGAGCCATCTTTGTCTAAAGATGTTCAGTTGAATCCGTCCAGCTGCAGACGTATAAAGAACCACTTATATACTG GTCGTTGCTCTATTTGTGAGAGTGAAGTAAGCATGATTATTCATCCACCATGTGGAGGGCATTCGGGGGATATTGAGGGCACGATTGACATATACCCTGGTGCTGCAGAAAGTGTGCTGACGTTAAGTTCCGCAGATTTGTTGGGGTCAGACATGTATTATGATCCTGACACATATTTCCCGCCTCCCATTGGCAATGATAGTCCTGTAATAGCATCGACTTCGACAGCCCAACCATCGACTCCAATGGCCCAACCATCTTTTGGAAAGAAACGGCAGCGAGGCAACAAGGTTGAGTAG